GCGGTAGCCATTACAGTGACCAGCCGCTTTACCGCGACGGGATAGGCCAGACGCAGGACCAAGGAACAACCAGTCAGCTTTCGGTGCTGCTGCACTTACAGTGTTGTAGATTGATGAAACTTGGTTGCGGTATGCATTCATATCAAGGTTACTGTTAAAGCCCTCATTGGTGCCATAGCCCCAAACAACCAAATCTGGATTGAGGTGCTTAATGTCATTGGCGATAAGCTTCTTGTCCCAACGCTTTTGCAAGTGAGCTGTCGCGCTCACAATACCGAAGTTCACATAACGAACGCCCGCCTCTTCGCGGCCTGTCGCCCAATTGAGAACAGTGGTGCGACCGCCACCTGCTGGACTAACAGAGGCCGTTTTGCTGTAAGCTTTTACGCGAACAACTTTTGAACCACGTGTCGGTGAAACTGCATTGACGACTTTAGATTGTCCACCAGCAGAGATTTTCACTTTACCCTGCTGCGGTCCTGTCAAAACTGTCACTTCAGCCCAATCAAACCCTTGGCCCGTGGCTGCAAGGTTCATTTTTGCATTGGATGAAGAAGACCAAACACGCACACCAGACAGACCATAAGGCCCCGTCTTCGTGGTCAAGCTGCTTGCAGATGACCATGTGCCAGACGTGGACATTTTCACACCGTCTGCACGTGTCCATTTAAAGGCTTTCGCCGGAA
Above is a genomic segment from Hyphomicrobiales bacterium containing:
- a CDS encoding GDSL-type esterase/lipase family protein: PLGIAIPRVKPPVPPKRFSAHHNSSGSIVKELASLRDGTRLKPVTIVHMGDSHIASDAFTRGIRNGLQAEYGNAGRGAILPAKAFKWTRADGVKMSTSGTWSSASSLTTKTGPYGLSGVRVWSSSSNAKMNLAATGQGFDWAEVTVLTGPQQGKVKISAGGQSKVVNAVSPTRGSKVVRVKAYSKTASVSPAGGGRTTVLNWATGREEAGVRYVNFGIVSATAHLQKRWDKKLIANDIKHLNPDLVVWGYGTNEGFNSNLDMNAYRNQVSSIYNTVSAAAPKADWLFLGPASGLSRRGKAAGHCNGYRIPLKLGAVRSTLQDFAAENGRHFWDWNAAMGGDCAIDKWARSSPKLALSDRVHLNSAGYQKSADALVAHIKKLVNKPQVVAAVSSEEIGQ